Proteins co-encoded in one Malus sylvestris chromosome 7, drMalSylv7.2, whole genome shotgun sequence genomic window:
- the LOC126629057 gene encoding pectinesterase inhibitor 4-like, whose amino-acid sequence MGAQIFKTPTSNSHHALTFLLPVLLLIITNMQTTVATSSSSQTYKTYVKTACNSTTYPLICYKSLSSYASKIKSNPRKLCIYALSVTLTASKNASSVVSKQSKKAGLTPTQKGAINDCLENIKESIDELKDSLTSVKNLGVKGGDVQAQLDDIKTWVSAVLTDDATCTDEFDDVKVSTAIKTAIKNSIVTAARLASNALSLIDKLS is encoded by the coding sequence ATGGGTGctcaaattttcaaaacccCAACTTCAAATTCACACCATGCTCTCACATTTCTTCTCCCAGTTCTCTTATTGATCATCACAAACATGCAAACAACTGTGGCaacctcctcttcctctcaaaCCTACAAAACCTACGTCAAAACCGCCTGCAATTCAACCACATACCCACTCATTTGCTACAAATCCCTCTCCTCGTACGCTTccaaaatcaaatccaaccctCGAAAGCTTTGTATCTATGCCCTCTCTGTGACCCTAACAGCTTCGAAAAATGCCTCTTCCGTAGTGTCAAAGCAGTCTAAGAAGGCAGGACTAACCCCAACTCAGAAAGGGGCCATCAACGATTGTTTAGAAAATATTAAGGAATCCATCGACGAGCTCAAAGATTCATTGACTTCAGTGAAGAATTTGGGGGTCAAGGGTGGGGACGTGCAAGCGCAATTAGATGATATAAAGACTTGGGTCAGTGCTGTCCTCACAGACGACGCTACTTGCACTGATGAATTCGATGATGTGAAGGTAAGCACGGCGATTAAGACCGCAATCAAGAACAGCATTGTGACTGCTGCTAGGTTAGCTAGCAATGCTCTGTCGCTCATCGACAAACTCAGCTAG